CTCACACGCTCCCCTGACAAACACACTGATAGTGAAAAAATATCCTACTTAGGCTATAACACACAGGCTGATACACTGCCAACAATTCATGCTGTCATAAACCTTGCCGGTGATTCGTTATTCGGTTACTGGACGAAAAAGAAAAAAGAGGCTATTCGCAACAGTCGGATCGAAACAACGCAAAAAGTAATTGATTTTATGAAGAACATGGATAAAAAACCGGAAGTGCTCATTAGCGGTTCAGCAGTGGGATTCTATGGAACTTCCGAGGACTTGATATTTACCGAAAAGACGACGAAGCCTGGCAATGATTTTTTGGCTACTGTCGTTACTGACTGGGAAAAAACTGCCAGTCAAGCTGAACAGCTGAGGATTCGGACTGTTTATACCCGATTTGGGGTTATCTTAGGAAATGAGGGCGCCCTTCCATATATGAAGCTGCCGGTTAAAATGTTCGCTGGCGGTAAGATTGGCAATGGTGAGCAGTGGGTTCCATGGGTACATATTGAAGATGTGGTCAAACTTATTCAATTTGCCTTAGATAATGAAGCCATTAGCGGTCCATTGAACGTTACCGCACCCAATCCGAAGCGAAATAAGGATTTCACAAAAATTCTGGCAAACTTATTAAAGCGGCCATATTGGATCCCTGCCCCCTCACCCATT
The genomic region above belongs to Virgibacillus doumboii and contains:
- a CDS encoding TIGR01777 family oxidoreductase, yielding MNILVTGGTGFVGKHLTNTLLENDHCVYILTRSPDKHTDSEKISYLGYNTQADTLPTIHAVINLAGDSLFGYWTKKKKEAIRNSRIETTQKVIDFMKNMDKKPEVLISGSAVGFYGTSEDLIFTEKTTKPGNDFLATVVTDWEKTASQAEQLRIRTVYTRFGVILGNEGALPYMKLPVKMFAGGKIGNGEQWVPWVHIEDVVKLIQFALDNEAISGPLNVTAPNPKRNKDFTKILANLLKRPYWIPAPSPIIRMTIGEMSLLITKGQYVLPNKAVENNFQFTYPYLEEALRNIERSH